ACAAAAAACGGCTTGTTTTGGAAAAGGGGGACCTAcgtttatacaaaaaaaatgtcatcgggtaagaaatgctttttttaatttatggttTTTCCTTTTGTGGAGTCAgggcgcttcttgattggctatattCTGTTCCACGTCACAGTTGACGGAGTCATGACTCGGAAGAAGTCGGCTTTACctacacacaaatgaaaaatattgaacacgttcgtTATTTCTGATTGTCGGCCCTGAACTGTTTCCGACCCGAAAATCGTGTTGAGTCCACTTTTAACACACACCAGACCACAGGATCATCTTATAAGACaagattgtctggcgtttgaaGCGCTTGGTCGGGAAGGAGCAGAATCGGCACAGAAACAAGCCGATTGTCTTTGTGCGTATCGGGACTTAGAAGACGTTTGGCCTCTCGTCCGAGCGAGCGCGCTTCGTCAGGACAGACTAGCCTGAGTTGGTGTAGAGAAGCTCAAATACAGAGTTGGGCAGAAAGGAAGCGTTTTTGAAAAACTCACCAATTAATAAATGGTAGCTGCAATCAAATTGTATTGACATCAAGACCGCAGAGCAAATCAACAGAGCAATGTCGGAGAGAGTGGAAGCCAACTTCCATCAACGCCTTCACAAATGCAGCAATGAAAGCGGACAGCACGTGGTGGATGTTGTTTTCCCACACTTGATCGTGTCAAATGCTATTTCAATACCAACACATTGATGTCAAGAACATTTGTTTACAGctaccatttattattttgtgagtTGTTCAAAAACATGTCCTTTCTGCCCCACCCTGTATTTAGGCATTCCCCCAAACCACGGAcggtatcattcttttggaatgcaagcGAGGGTCGTTGGGATGCCTGGCATTTAACATaattcaaatataataaaaataaaagattgaaATGTTATCTTACTCACCCTTTAAACCCTcttactaaaacaaaacaaaaagacccAAGACAGAGAAAATGAATCTTTGTCATTGTgtgatacttttatttttttgtttttttattctaatcTAAGAGACTTGTTGTGCGTGAGAGAGGCGGGGCTCTCGGGTTAACTTGTTGTTCTTGTCGTGTCCCCCAGGTGGTGGTGTTGAACTCCCAGCCCGCCAGCCGGGACGACTCCTCCCTCAGGTCGGCCATGGAAGTGTCCGTCCTCATCGACCAGGCCGACCGGCGCAAGAACCTGTTGGCGCGCGGGCGCAAAAGCTCCATGGTGGCCTGGGAGACCACCCTGGAAGACGTCatggaggacgacgacgacgacggcggcggcgaagaAGATGACGAAGACGAGGAGAGTGGGATGGAGGAAACGGTGCTCAAGGCAGAAGAGGAGGACGGCGATGGGGAGGAGACCATGGAGGAGGAAGACAAGGTAGAAGGTTTTCTTTTCGCAACGTGACAAGTGGACGCTGTTTTTACggaattttctcaaaaacacgGAATGAGCACTTCACAGGACTGAAATcccagaaaacaaatgaattccCGAGTGATGAGCAACGTACACGAGCGATTCTGCTGCTCTTACAAATAATAATCTTCAATTTAAGGGAAGTGTATAGGGGAAGGGATGTCGTTTGACGCATGATGCTGACTTTGACGGGGATTTTCGGCCTGTACAAACTTATTGGGggatatttttcattgaaatttgtcagccaatcagagaagggCTTCCCCGAGTAGCAGACGAATTGAAAGGGtcgaggagatatgttgagaaataatcaacTTATGCTGTTTTCCTCTAATTTGAAGcaggtttgtattttattttttttactaccaGATTTCTTTAAAGGCAATATCAGACAAAAACTTTCCTCAAAAAGGCAGTCTCCCCCGCCCCAATTGATTTTTGCCAACTCTTCGTCATGTTGTTAATTCAAACGAGGACTCGGGAATGATGAATGATTGCAAACCCAGTCGCTGCGTTcacaatcattcactcattcctgaCTCCCGAATCACTACAAAGGGACTTTCAGTGGACATTTTAGCCACGAATTCGGTCTGCTATATACAAATCCCTTTGTTGTGATGAGGTAGTTGGTAGTAATGATGAATGATGACTGCGTTCGCAATCATTCGCTCGTTCACTGCAATTAAAAAACTTTGATTGAAAACTTGAATCGCAGTGGCGCGATGTCGCCactagccaatcaaaatgcacataggCTTCCATCCACGCTATAAAAacatttctgggttttaagcATGTGAGACACTGAACGACCACCATGCTGCCcccaagccatacaaatacaaccccaattccaatgaagttgggacgttaaagacaaataaaaacagaatacaatgatttgcaaagcatgttcaacctatatttatttgaatacatgacaaagatatttcatgttcaaactgatcaattttattgtttttagtaaataacgatacacttagaatttgatggctaaatactttttcactgaagtccggtcaaagacTGCATGGCTAATTTGTTAAGAAGCCATTGTGGCTTTAGAGGACGATAACATCagctgtcacttttctaccaagcatgctgattatgctaacagccaaccAATGCAGGGACTGATGGCTACAGCTAaacggttaaaatcaagcttgcaggctgaGCAAAAcgcctttatctgacaaactgccatccaagattcagtcacacaagaccctgaaactgtgtaacgggagctgcagatggaactgatctagctccaatgtgatactgtcttataagagaagttcaactctcaaactggatgagttttatgcttcatgaagcgcagacaaatttccaaaattccggaagatggcacagaggatgctgttagtgtttggctctacatatgtgtgtgaacagacctTTAGTGTGACGAACTCCAACAAAACagcctacagatcccagctgagtgatgaacaccgccgatgtgttctgagaattgccacaacaaaactaacaccagaatTTGACGCACTGCCAAAAAAAGgttatcaacaaaacaacattgttccctttaaaagtaaatctaagtattaacactacaatggcttttatttatttattttttgttcgtttttttgggatatgtaagcatctggtcctggcttggcccgcctgtaaaattttaaaagtcaatgtggccctgagccaaaaagtttgcccacccctgatctagCAGGTCCGCAAGTTGGAGTGGCCAGGACGAGTGCACTCATCATTTTGACAGACGCTCCTTTTGGGGAAATCTTGACTTCTGGTCGTCAGTCGCTTCATTGTTACGTGAGCAAATCGACGCCTCCCTTGACACGCTCGGGTgcgcgcctgtgtgtgtgtgtcagttggACAGGGAGGCGGCGTTCCGTTTGGTTGTGGAGGCCAAGATCCGagaagaagtctgcggcgagtTCATGGAAATCTTCAGCAAGATGGAGCAAGACTACAGGTGATCGATCACTGACCCGCGCGCGCGGCCGTGGGCTGACGTTTCGTGGTTTGTCCAGCGAGCGTCTGGAGCGGGAACGGCAGATCCTGGAGGAGCGGGCCGAGACCAGGCTGCTGATCCAGAAAAACCTCTTCATCAGAACTGCCGGCCTGCGGCCCCCACAGGTGCGTGCGTAGATTCCTGCGTGCGTGCGCAACGAGGCTTATAACAGGCGCTACCGAATGGTCATGTAGGAAGAGGAAGGGGCGAGCCTTGTGGAGGGAATCATCCGCTCGGTCAGCGAAGACCTGAAGAAGATCCGAGCGGACGCTCAAAGCGTGCACCGACAACTGCTGCTGGCCAATCAGGTGACAGCTTTCTCCTTTGTCTTTTGTCGATCAGAAGCATTGGACGGCGACAAGCCCCGCCCCCTCACTGCTACGGCTGCCGATCAGACGCCGATACACTTTTCTTAGCTTtcccttttttcctttttaaccgACGACTGTTCGACTCAGGAGGACGAGGGCCCGAGCGCCTTCCCCGCCAACATGGCTGACCTGCAAAGGGAGTGGCGGGCCGCCGCGGAGAGCTCCACCCGCAAATCCAAAATCATCCAAGAAGTGACGCAAGAAAAAATGCGCAGGTATTGATTAGCATTTCAAATAGAAAaaagttttgacatcttgggttGAGCTACAATTTCCCTGTATGTACAGGCATGTTGTTATTTACTTTTTCTTAAagcatccatcctttttccaaaCCGTTTCTCCTCCTTGAAGgctggcgggcgtgctggcgcctatgccagctgacttcgggcgaaggGCGGGGTACGCCCGGAACTGGTCGCAGGGCATtctcaaatcatccatccatccattttccgtaccgcttatcctaactatATTATACTAAAATATAAAAGGAAAAAGTCAGTAATTCTGTTTGATATTACATTGAATCGTAGAATAATAATGCGTGTGTGTAAAGTTAGTCAACTTGAACGTTGCTCAGTGTTGGGCCTGTGAATATTCTATTTCACGGTCGGGGCATCGCAATACCGCGTACACGGGGAAGGAAGTAGTTGAACATTGTCCTGAGACATTTTCTTGACGCGTTTCACAGTCggtgacaaaaacatttcctgtaagcttctgcgtttttttgtttgttaaaacagCTTgcttataaaaacaaacaagatttaCCTGTTTAAAAATCCACACAATTTTCCGGCCCATTCGCAGCAGGAAAGCGAACCTTTCAAGATGTAAGGCCTCCCCTCGGTGTGATGGCGCAATTGCAACTGACGTGACGGTTTTCAGGGATAACCGGGGGACTGTTAACCCGCTCGTATTTCTGCAGCGACAGGAAGTGTGAACGGCTCGCAGAGGAATTGGCAAATCAGAAAGCAGCATACTGCCACCAGATCGGGGAGCTGAGGGCGGAGCTTGAGCATCAGGGCGCAGCTCTGCGGAGGAAAATAGACGACGACCTCGCGCGACAACAAGGTGAGTGAGTTTGTGTGTCCTGTCTGTATCCTAATGTGTACGGgggtcattttcatagaatttgattcataatggtaaagactaattgaagactctaaattgcccggaggtgtgaatgtgagtgcgaatggttgtttgtttctatgtgccctgcgattggctggcaaccagttcagggtgtaccgcgcctttcgtccgaagatcgctgggataggctccagcgacccacgaccctagtggggataagcagaacggacgatgaatgaatgaatggtaaagacacttgttttaaacaaagggggagaaaaaaaatccttttttttttgtatggataaatgtctcccatgctgaaacagtcACACTTTTCGAAGAGATGCAAAatgatttttcatattttggcATTCCTAGTAAaagcaatccttattgacagagcgaATGGTGGCatcccactgaaatacacttctttttataacaCTAACAATAAAAGtgcataacagtaaagacataaacGGCTTCATAAAAATGCGTTGCCCTTAATACTCTgtggatacaagtgcataaatgaacCCAACTACTCAGGAAAgccattacactcttgtcttgaTACAGCTTATGACGGTAAAGACGTCCAATGTTTGCGACACTTTGACAAatttcatacatattcattcatgtcCCAGAAATAACAGTCTTTATCTTGCTGCCTGCTtgcgtgaatgcaaaatggctgccacatgACAGATCCCtttggtgtattgcaacaacatcttgaggctctctccagtggccTTAACGCTAATTTGTAAAAgacgcaataaaaaaaaaaggaactctttGGGCAccaagatgcatttgtgttcgttttcatggaaaaggcaaatTAAGCAAGAGGGAAAAATCCGGTAGATCCCAAAATTATAGTAGCATCTTCACAAACCATGTAGCACATCATCAAACTTCATTGGGACAACGAgcggtaaatatttttttcttagaagCTATGATCAGCTTTTGATGGATAAATGCCAATCATTCAAATACTCATCagtcaaatgaattgatttttaaaaggaaattcagtggtcCATGTCTTTACCCTTATTGATCAAATGAGATGCAAATGACCCATGCGTGTGTATATGCTTCAGAACTTGAGCGTGTTGTGCGTGAGAAGGAGGCGCTGGAAGAAGAGCACGAGACACAGACGGACGCCCTCAGACGAGGTGAGGACGAGCACGCGTCGGCGTCTACCGAACGGTCGCCCGCTAACCGGCTGGGCACGCTTTTCCGGCCGTCAGAACTGGAGCGGTTCCAGGTGCGAATGGGGCGGGGCCGGGACGACGAGGAGCGCAAGGAGAAGGCGGTGCTGGCGGCCGAACCGGAGGAGGAAATGCACAGGCCGTGGGAGAGGCGCAGACAGGAAGTGCGCGCGCAGGTCACCGTCACCACCGCGACAACATGCTCACAAATGATGATGTCGTGACGCCGcgcatttgtgtgtgcgcgcaggaGCCGTTGGTGTGCGCTCAGCCCGAAGTTTCTCCTTTCAACGCCATCCGATCGAAAGGCAAAAGTTCGGCGAGGAAAAGGAAAAGCTGCCAAGTGGAGGTGGTAAAGTTTCGACTTTCATCTGAGATGCATTTTGCAATCCAACcttgacgtgtgtgtgcgtttagGGCTTGTCATCCAGCGACAACAAGCGGACGAACATCAGAAGCGTCACGCAGGTGAGACGAGCACTGTGATTGGTCACCTCGCTTCCTGCCTGGGAGGATTACAAAAGgacttcttctccttctttctttttcttctcttatTGAAtcctcttgttgttgttgttcaatctGGTCGGAGCAGCAGAAGGCGTCGCCGTCAGTCCTGAGCAGCGCAGGTGAGAAAAGCTGACGATTCCGGGCGGGGCCAGCAGGGGGCGCTGCTGTCACTTAGTCTTTTGTTTGTGCGCTCAGCTAAAAGTGTCTTTGGACTGGTTGGCTCTGTCACTATGGCAGCGAAACCCAAGAGAGGACGGAGGAAACTTTACGGGAAGGAAGAAGCCGCGCCGCTCATCATCTCGCCGCACACggtcagtgtgtgtgcgcgcgcacgcatgtatgtgtgtgttgacacACTTTTTGCTCACTACTCAACATGTATGTGTGTCGCTGTTTGTGTGTTCAGACGTGCACGGCGGCGGATGCAGACGAAAAGGAAAGTGATCACATGATCATTAAGCGCCAGCTGCGCTCCAAGACTGgcaggaagtgacatcatccttgtttgtttgttttttttaattttaatttttttaaattgaagatgtttttgttgttgtgggttTCTGACTTAAAGGAATCTGTTTTCCTTGAAGGAAATAAAATGGTGTAATTCAAAACCCTTCACACATGATTGAAAAAGATCCAAATCTCACCCACCCACTAATTTTCTTGCGCTTACCTGAGCtggggtcacgggggcagcagcggGAAGCCAAGGCTTCCCTCTCCCCTGCCACTTGGTCCAGcccttccggagggatcccgtaGTCATATTCTCACAAAACAGTTTGttcaattttgaaaatgtgatcATGTTTGCAGACATACATCTCATTTCGAAAACGCGTCATGACGAGCATTGACCAGGGCTTCCTCCCGAAACGCAAAACGGCCTCTGCGCAATCGGCTTTCTCGTTTAAGGCCATAAAAGAGTGGAACGAGCTTGGTGCAAATCTAACAACCTGCACAAATTATGCAGTCTTTTCtagaccaaaaaaacaaccaggATTTCAAACGAACTTATTGGCACACTGCCGTCTTCTCcttaaataaatgttcaatGGAGTGATCCTAACTGTtcaaaagaagggaaaaaaacaatccttTTACTGTGGCCATTGTTGGTATTGCAGAATACTTCTCTGTAATTCGGAAAATGACTCACCGCGGGCGGCatgttggccgactggttagcacgtccgcctcacagttcggaggtcccggtttcaaatcctgtggcgagtttgcatgttctgcccgtgcccgcgtgggttttcttcctcccgcattccaaaaacacgcatgctaggtttattgaagactaaattgttcatcggagcgactggttgtttgtgtcctacgattggctggcgaccatttcagggtgtaacctgcctctcgcctgaagtcagctgagatgggcgCCAGCGTGCCCGTGACCCGTCAGGTGGAGGAGAAGCGCTTCAGAAAGTGGCTGAATCAGCTTGGGGGCTATTTGGAATGGAACTTGAGAGTGTTAACGATGTTCTCGCGCTGTCAGCTTGCTATTTTTCATTTGGTCTTTTTGCCTTGTCCCTAT
The sequence above is a segment of the Phycodurus eques isolate BA_2022a chromosome 19, UOR_Pequ_1.1, whole genome shotgun sequence genome. Coding sequences within it:
- the LOC133418281 gene encoding kinesin-like protein KIF20B isoform X1, translated to MESCLAGKPERIGPVEVNDIKRDLLDEFSALPKQEEVPSRSENLQVYLRVRPLTGAETGESQDCVAIEGPHTVVLKAPRSRQADKIPPQTAQRFTFTQVFGPDASQRKVFEGSVRSLVRDVLHGENCLLFTYGVTNAGKTFTFLGPDHDSGLLPRCLRVIFNSTEGRLYDGCDLKPHRCRDFIRLTADQQRAESAGKTSLLRTVREIDKNVTARSTSLDASSLSSDCSVSSVSESDRFSLEVAAYVRFSVWVSFCEIYNDNIHDLLEQVAGGHVKRTALRLSQDIKGNSFIRDLKWIQVSSPEEAYKVVKIGRKNQSLASTKLNHQSSRSHSIFSIRILRADDSAVPRFLGVSELALCDLAGSERCSRTRNTGERLKEAGNINSSLLALGKCIHAMRVKQNAKFQHHVPFRESKLTHFLQFFFCGAGKVSMVVNINQNSSCVDETLNVLKFSALAQKVVVLNSQPASRDDSSLRSAMEVSVLIDQADRRKNLLARGRKSSMVAWETTLEDVMEDDDDDGGGEEDDEDEESGMEETVLKAEEEDGDGEETMEEEDKLDREAAFRLVVEAKIREEVCGEFMEIFSKMEQDYSERLERERQILEERAETRLLIQKNLFIRTAGLRPPQEEEGASLVEGIIRSVSEDLKKIRADAQSVHRQLLLANQEDEGPSAFPANMADLQREWRAAAESSTRKSKIIQEVTQEKMRSDRKCERLAEELANQKAAYCHQIGELRAELEHQGAALRRKIDDDLARQQELERVVREKEALEEEHETQTDALRRELERFQVRMGRGRDDEERKEKAVLAAEPEEEMHRPWERRRQEVRAQEPLVCAQPEVSPFNAIRSKGKSSARKRKSCQVEGLSSSDNKRTNIRSVTQQKASPSVLSSAAKSVFGLVGSVTMAAKPKRGRRKLYGKEEAAPLIISPHTTCTAADADEKESDHMIIKRQLRSKTGRK
- the LOC133418281 gene encoding kinesin-like protein KIF20B isoform X4, whose translation is MESCLAGKPERIGPVEVNDIKRDLLDEFSALPKQEEVPSRSENLQVYLRVRPLTGAETGESQDCVAIEGPHTVVLKAPRSRQADKIPPQTAQRFTFTQVFGPDASQRKVFEGSVRSLVRDVLHGENCLLFTYGVTNAGKTFTFLGPDHDSGLLPRCLRVIFNSTEGRLYDGCDLKPHRCRDFIRLTADQQRAESAGKTSLLRTVREIDKNVTARSTSLDASSLSSDCSVSSVSESDRFSLEVAAYVRFSVWVSFCEIYNDNIHDLLEQVAGGHVKRTALRLSQDIKGNSFIRDLKWIQVSSPEEAYKVVKIGRKNQSLASTKLNHQSSRRLALCDLAGSERCSRTRNTGERLKEAGNINSSLLALGKCIHAMRVKQNAKFQHHVPFRESKLTHFLQFFFCGAGKVSMVVNINQNSSCVDETLNVLKFSALAQKVVVLNSQPASRDDSSLRSAMEVSVLIDQADRRKNLLARGRKSSMVAWETTLEDVMEDDDDDGGGEEDDEDEESGMEETVLKAEEEDGDGEETMEEEDKLDREAAFRLVVEAKIREEVCGEFMEIFSKMEQDYSERLERERQILEERAETRLLIQKNLFIRTAGLRPPQEEEGASLVEGIIRSVSEDLKKIRADAQSVHRQLLLANQEDEGPSAFPANMADLQREWRAAAESSTRKSKIIQEVTQEKMRSDRKCERLAEELANQKAAYCHQIGELRAELEHQGAALRRKIDDDLARQQELERVVREKEALEEEHETQTDALRRELERFQVRMGRGRDDEERKEKAVLAAEPEEEMHRPWERRRQEVRAQEPLVCAQPEVSPFNAIRSKGKSSARKRKSCQVEGLSSSDNKRTNIRSVTQQKASPSVLSSAAKSVFGLVGSVTMAAKPKRGRRKLYGKEEAAPLIISPHTTCTAADADEKESDHMIIKRQLRSKTGRK
- the LOC133418281 gene encoding kinesin-like protein KIF20B isoform X3, yielding MALGKIKSACQQEEVPSRSENLQVYLRVRPLTGAETGESQDCVAIEGPHTVVLKAPRSRQADKIPPQTAQRFTFTQVFGPDASQRKVFEGSVRSLVRDVLHGENCLLFTYGVTNAGKTFTFLGPDHDSGLLPRCLRVIFNSTEGRLYDGCDLKPHRCRDFIRLTADQQRAESAGKTSLLRTVREIDKNVTARSTSLDASSLSSDCSVSSVSESDRFSLEVAAYVRFSVWVSFCEIYNDNIHDLLEQVAGGHVKRTALRLSQDIKGNSFIRDLKWIQVSSPEEAYKVVKIGRKNQSLASTKLNHQSSRSHSIFSIRILRADDSAVPRFLGVSELALCDLAGSERCSRTRNTGERLKEAGNINSSLLALGKCIHAMRVKQNAKFQHHVPFRESKLTHFLQFFFCGAGKVSMVVNINQNSSCVDETLNVLKFSALAQKVVVLNSQPASRDDSSLRSAMEVSVLIDQADRRKNLLARGRKSSMVAWETTLEDVMEDDDDDGGGEEDDEDEESGMEETVLKAEEEDGDGEETMEEEDKLDREAAFRLVVEAKIREEVCGEFMEIFSKMEQDYSERLERERQILEERAETRLLIQKNLFIRTAGLRPPQEEEGASLVEGIIRSVSEDLKKIRADAQSVHRQLLLANQEDEGPSAFPANMADLQREWRAAAESSTRKSKIIQEVTQEKMRSDRKCERLAEELANQKAAYCHQIGELRAELEHQGAALRRKIDDDLARQQELERVVREKEALEEEHETQTDALRRELERFQVRMGRGRDDEERKEKAVLAAEPEEEMHRPWERRRQEVRAQEPLVCAQPEVSPFNAIRSKGKSSARKRKSCQVEGLSSSDNKRTNIRSVTQQKASPSVLSSAAKSVFGLVGSVTMAAKPKRGRRKLYGKEEAAPLIISPHTTCTAADADEKESDHMIIKRQLRSKTGRK
- the LOC133418281 gene encoding kinesin-like protein KIF20B isoform X2, with the translated sequence MESCLAGKPERIGPVEVNDIKRDLLDEFSALPKQEEVPSRSENLQVYLRVRPLTGAETGESQDCVAIEGPHTVVLKAPRSRQADKIPPQTAQRFTFTQVFGPDASQRKVFEGSVRSLVRDVLHGENCLLFTYGVTNAGKTFTFLGPDHDSGLLPRCLRVIFNSTEGRLYDGCDLKPHRCRDFIRLTADQQRAESAGKTSLLRTVREIDKNVTARSTSLDASSLSSDCSVSSVSESDRFSLEVAAYVRFSVWVSFCEIYNDNIHDLLEQVAGGHVKRTALRLSQDIKGNSFIRDLKWIQVSSPEEAYKVVKIGRKNQSLASTKLNHQSSRSHSIFSIRILRADDSAVPRFLGVSELALCDLAGSERCSRTRNTGERLKEAGNINSSLLALGKCIHAMRVKQNAKFQHHVPFRESKLTHFLQFFFCGAGKVSMVVNINQNSSCVDETLNVLKFSALAQKVVVLNSQPASRDDSSLRSAMEVSVLIDQADRRKNLLARGRKSSMVAWETTLEDVMEDDDDDGGGEEDDEDEESGMEETVLKAEEEDGDGEETMEEEDKLDREAAFRLVVEAKIREEVCGEFMEIFSKMEQDYSERLERERQILEERAETRLLIQKNLFIRTAGLRPPQEEEGASLVEGIIRSVSEDLKKIRADAQSVHRQLLLANQEDEGPSAFPANMADLQREWRAAAESSTRKSKIIQEVTQEKMRSDRKCERLAEELANQKAAYCHQIGELRAELEHQGAALRRKIDDDLARQQELERVVREKEALEEEHETQTDALRRELERFQVRMGRGRDDEERKEKAVLAAEPEEEMHRPWERRRQEEPLVCAQPEVSPFNAIRSKGKSSARKRKSCQVEGLSSSDNKRTNIRSVTQQKASPSVLSSAAKSVFGLVGSVTMAAKPKRGRRKLYGKEEAAPLIISPHTTCTAADADEKESDHMIIKRQLRSKTGRK